The segment GTTATGAACCCGTCACCGGAAGGGTTTCAATCGATGCTTCAGTATAACCTGGAGCCGGAAATCTATAGCACCAAAATCCTGAATGAGCTGATAGAATTTCTTCAGGGGCGCCCAATTGGGATGCACTTGAAATTAGATACCGGCATGCATCGGCTGGGTTTTGACGAAGATGACCTGGATAACCTAATTGAGGTACTAAGTAAAAATAAGTTCATCAAGGTGAACTCTGTTTTCAGTCACCTGGCGGGTTCGGACGATGCCGCACATGATGCCTTTTCGCACCAGCAGCACAATCGCTTTAAAACGATGGTAAAGAAAATCGAAGAAAGCCTTTCGATTTCCCCCTTACTACACTTATTGAACACACCGGGCATCATGCGCTTTCCTGAGTGGCAATTAAACATGGTGCGATTGGGTATTGGCTTGTACGGAGTAGACCCAACGGTTGGACAGGAAGGTAAGTTAAAACCAGTTCTCGCTTTAAAAACAATTATTTCGCAGATTAAAAACATTAAAAAGGGAGAAAGCGTTGGCTATGGACGAAGAGGTGTTGCTGATAAAGAAATGAAATTAGCCACCATTGCCATTGGGTATGCCGATGGGTTTAGCCGTGCATTTAGTCGTGGGGTGGGCAAAGTATTGGTGCAGGGTAAGCGCGCCCCGGTGGTTGGAAATGTTTGTATGGACATGACCATGATTGACGTTACCGGCACTACCGCCCGGGAAGGCGATGAGGTAATTATTTTTGGAAAGGACTTACCCGTGGAGGAACTGGCCACCAGCATTAATACCATTCCGTATGAAATCCTTACCAATACCAGCGAACGGGTTAAGCGGGTTTTCATAGCAGAGAGTATGTAGGTTACATTTTATGCAGCCATTGTATATGGGTTTATAAAATCGAATCGTTTAGTGAAGCATGAAAAGTTTAGTGAGTATGCGTAATTTTCTTTTTTCAGGATTTATCCTTCTAGCGCTGCTTGTACTACAAGCTTGCAAAGACAACGACCCGGCTGAAGCAAGTAAAGCGTATGTAAACCGGTGGATTTATGATAACATGGAATTCTGGTATTATTGGAACGCTCAAATTCCGGCCAACCCAAACCGAAACCTTGACCCTCCCGATTTTTTTGAATCCCTGCTTTCATCAGAAGATCGGTTTTCCTGGATACAAGATGACTATGAGGAGCTCATAAAATCTTTACAGGGTATTACCAAAGAGGCCGGCTATGAATACAAACTGTACAGAAAGCAAGGAACCAATGATGTGTTCATGCAGGTCATGTACGTTAAGCCAGGTTCTCCGGCTTCTATGGTTGATTTGCTTAGAGGTGATATTATTGAAAAGATTAACGGCACACAGTTAACGTTGAACAATTACCGGTCGGTACTTCAACAACTAGGTGAGAACCATACCATCGCTTACAAAAGGCATAACGGCACATCGTTTCAGGATAAAGGTAATCTTTCGCTCACCACCGTGGAGTTTTCCGAGAACCCTAATTTCTTTCATACAGTTTACACTATCGAAAGCAAAAAAATTGGGTATTACATCTATAACTTCTTTGCCAATGGTCCTTCAGGCACAAGTCAAAGTTTCAATAACGAGATGGATCAGGTCTTCAACACTTTTAAGTCGGAAGGGGTATCAGATTTGATTATTGATTTACGCTTCAATAGTGGGGGCTCAGAATCAGCCACGATAAACCTGGCCAGTTTGATTGGCAAGAACGTTGATACCAACAGTATTTTTACAAAGCGGGAATACAACGACCAGGTGGAGGATGCAATCATTAAAGAGCCTTCCCTCGGACCGGGTTTCCTGGTTTCAAAATTTATTTCAAAGCCTCAAAACATTGGCGCCCAGCTTGCAAAGGTTTATGTTCTTACGGGTTCGCGCACGGCTTCTGCAAGCGAGTTGCTGATTAATGGACTTAAGCCTTTTATGGAAGTAAAAATTGTTGGCGATACCACTGTTGGTAAAAACATGGGGTCGATTACCATAACCGATGACAACAACAGAAAAAACAAATGGGGCATGCAGCCGATTGTTGTAAGGTCGTACAACAGCCTTGATCAGTCAGACTATTCAACGGGCTTCAAGCCCGACATTGCCGATAAGGATAACGAGCTTGTATTGCTTCCGCTGGGCGATATTAATGAGCGGTTGCTCAACCTTGCGCTGGAAGACATTGTTGGTGGTTCGGTAGGAGGAAGAAATTCACGCATGGGTAGCGCGAAATTACCAAGCCCGATTTTTTATTCAATTGATGTTAAAGCAAGACAGCGGCTTATCCGTGAAGGTAATGACGAAAGGTTATTGCAACTTTTTAAGCCCCTGCAGGAATATTAACCGCACCCTAAATTTTTCTTTAAGTCGCGTTGGGGCAAGCCACCAAAATCAAATGGGTTGTCGGTTTCCTCCTCAGGTTTTTCTGCCTTTTTCTTCCGTGCCTTGGGTTTCTTTTTTGGGTTTTGCGGCTTTGAACGATTCATAATCAAATCTAAACAACCTGACAACAATCATTGCAACAGCTTGTTTTTGAGCATATCTTTGTTTAAAATAAATCTAAATAAGAAAAATGGCGAATGGCAGGCGCAGTGTGGCCCAGATGAAACCAGGGGAGGTGGCGATTAT is part of the Cyclobacteriaceae bacterium genome and harbors:
- a CDS encoding peptidase, giving the protein MKSLVSMRNFLFSGFILLALLVLQACKDNDPAEASKAYVNRWIYDNMEFWYYWNAQIPANPNRNLDPPDFFESLLSSEDRFSWIQDDYEELIKSLQGITKEAGYEYKLYRKQGTNDVFMQVMYVKPGSPASMVDLLRGDIIEKINGTQLTLNNYRSVLQQLGENHTIAYKRHNGTSFQDKGNLSLTTVEFSENPNFFHTVYTIESKKIGYYIYNFFANGPSGTSQSFNNEMDQVFNTFKSEGVSDLIIDLRFNSGGSESATINLASLIGKNVDTNSIFTKREYNDQVEDAIIKEPSLGPGFLVSKFISKPQNIGAQLAKVYVLTGSRTASASELLINGLKPFMEVKIVGDTTVGKNMGSITITDDNNRKNKWGMQPIVVRSYNSLDQSDYSTGFKPDIADKDNELVLLPLGDINERLLNLALEDIVGGSVGGRNSRMGSAKLPSPIFYSIDVKARQRLIREGNDERLLQLFKPLQEY